A DNA window from Candidatus Protochlamydia naegleriophila contains the following coding sequences:
- the xseA gene encoding exodeoxyribonuclease VII large subunit yields MENGSQQAPLLTVTQLTQAIKLSLESMFPFIYMQGEISNFKIQTSGHLYFSLKDANAQISAVMFKGEASALRLMPKGGDHVMIKGEISVYPPKGNYQLIVRELSYMGLGELLQKLEQLKIKLHQKGWFKSAHKKPLPRFPKRIGVITSPTGAVIQDILHILTRRFSGFQLILNPVKVQGEGAAKEIAEAIKQFNHYQLADVLIVGRGGGSLEDLWAFNEEVVAEAIYNSDIPIISAVGHETDHCIADYVADVRAPTPSAAAEIVIAEKGQQLEHLRTLKKRMQQSIQNLMQQGRYRLEGLSRHPFFTQPSLLLEWRMQKMDDSREDLTYSMEQIIRFKRHRLESCMRQALALKPINQIQHLRRRLLDWNRVLTQRLQDRIWQAKRQIQHDEYRLQQAWTHHCLQRRHLIDGKRYLQRIDQFITERHLSYQQRLLHINNLLKAIDPKNLLKQGYSILFAEKESFVINSVHKLKKGQQAKLLLSDGEALITINEVHPRE; encoded by the coding sequence ATGGAAAATGGCTCGCAACAAGCTCCTCTACTAACTGTTACCCAGCTTACGCAAGCGATCAAGCTAAGCTTAGAATCGATGTTTCCTTTTATTTACATGCAAGGGGAAATTTCTAATTTCAAGATACAGACTTCTGGCCACTTGTACTTTTCGCTGAAAGATGCCAATGCTCAAATTTCGGCAGTGATGTTCAAAGGAGAGGCATCAGCACTTAGATTGATGCCAAAAGGGGGCGACCATGTCATGATCAAAGGTGAAATCAGCGTTTATCCCCCTAAAGGAAATTATCAGCTGATTGTGCGTGAACTTTCCTACATGGGATTAGGCGAGTTATTGCAAAAACTTGAGCAGTTAAAAATCAAACTCCATCAAAAAGGCTGGTTTAAGTCTGCGCATAAAAAGCCTCTTCCCCGTTTTCCAAAAAGAATTGGTGTTATTACGAGTCCGACGGGTGCCGTCATTCAAGATATTTTACACATTTTGACTCGCCGCTTTTCAGGCTTTCAACTTATTTTAAATCCCGTCAAAGTTCAAGGTGAGGGAGCCGCTAAAGAAATAGCAGAGGCCATCAAGCAGTTTAACCACTATCAATTGGCCGATGTTTTGATTGTTGGAAGAGGTGGCGGAAGCCTCGAGGATTTGTGGGCCTTTAACGAAGAAGTTGTAGCCGAAGCCATTTATAACAGCGACATTCCAATCATTAGTGCTGTTGGCCATGAAACCGACCATTGTATTGCCGATTATGTAGCAGACGTGCGTGCTCCCACTCCATCAGCAGCAGCCGAAATAGTCATTGCCGAGAAAGGGCAGCAGCTTGAGCACTTAAGAACGCTCAAAAAACGGATGCAGCAATCAATTCAAAACCTTATGCAGCAAGGGCGCTACCGCTTAGAAGGATTGAGTCGGCATCCTTTTTTCACACAGCCCAGCCTTCTTCTCGAATGGCGCATGCAAAAAATGGACGACTCGCGAGAAGATTTAACCTACAGCATGGAGCAAATCATCCGTTTTAAGAGGCATCGCTTAGAATCATGCATGCGGCAAGCCTTGGCCTTAAAGCCTATCAATCAAATTCAGCATCTACGCCGTCGGCTTCTCGATTGGAATCGAGTATTAACCCAGCGGCTGCAAGATCGCATTTGGCAGGCCAAAAGGCAAATTCAGCACGATGAGTATCGGCTGCAGCAAGCCTGGACGCATCACTGCCTTCAAAGGCGCCATCTCATCGATGGTAAACGATACTTGCAGCGCATCGATCAATTTATTACAGAGCGTCATCTATCTTATCAACAAAGGCTCTTGCATATTAATAATTTATTAAAGGCCATCGATCCAAAAAATCTTTTGAAACAAGGCTATAGCATTCTATTTGCGGAAAAAGAGTCGTTCGTTATAAATTCAGTCCATAAGCTTAAAAAAGGACAACAAGCCAAACTCTTATTGTCTGATGGCGAAGCCTTAATTACAATCAATGAAGTGCACCCCCGTGAATAA
- a CDS encoding MORN repeat-containing protein, whose translation MQPLPNNFSTSFNPSNVPERGSGRPSSGKTSLASVVKVTNSALPFDIPPKKRKYCAMEGAKSSVTSQESQEMAFYPSEGLVLSPKKSKHFEDSCEETVGKGAIGSRRSEERILGLVDMHRVSKISTKSIESGYGEMLLKDGSVYRGHFFGHRFHGEGVMTYSSGAVYRGVFVEGIPHGSGELTFSKSIYTGDFVLGKMTGKGTFTYENGCRFEGEVIDGVRQKGTLSYRNGTVYKGEFEEDEPNGQGTIMYSNQIKYEGMVKGMGLVKHGYGKITMPDGAVYEREFIKGKEQSFATVYYPDGSHYDGEMRGLKKHGKGRLFYPDSTIFEGQFENDLPVTSGHLNLPNGSLYDGDCLNGKPHGEGVLTLFNKHKFCGHFSEGILLGKGSLEMADREIVGIFHGTQCPIKGLVIFSNKDVYEGDLKNGKMHGSGTFTSKKTGLSYQGQFSEDLMHGEGLLIYPNGDTYQGSFVKGKRHGKGVIEKKGDHPSIYTGLFEDEKIKGQGFLAYPNNDWYQGVFDEAGLLQGKGSCCVSKSSYTGAFENGLKHGFGKEIVPDGTIYEGTFVHGHMVQGMVTFPKGVVYKGALQKGLFHGKGTLQSADYLYDGEFVEGRKHGKGNMQFADKRSYAGEFKNDGMYGGIMTYPNKNTYQGEYLDFQASGQGVMHFANGDVFTGEFKSDQPCGRGVYKTTHGLTVEGFISIE comes from the coding sequence ATGCAACCCTTGCCGAACAATTTTTCAACTTCATTTAATCCATCGAATGTTCCAGAAAGAGGTAGCGGCCGGCCTTCAAGCGGCAAGACTTCCTTGGCCTCAGTCGTTAAGGTTACGAATTCAGCTCTTCCTTTTGATATACCTCCTAAGAAACGAAAATATTGTGCGATGGAAGGTGCTAAGAGCTCAGTAACGAGCCAGGAATCCCAGGAGATGGCATTCTACCCTTCTGAGGGTCTGGTATTGTCACCGAAGAAGTCTAAGCATTTTGAAGATTCTTGTGAAGAAACAGTTGGGAAGGGTGCGATAGGCTCAAGACGATCGGAGGAGAGGATTTTAGGATTAGTCGATATGCATAGGGTATCTAAAATATCTACTAAAAGCATTGAGAGCGGGTATGGGGAGATGCTTCTCAAAGATGGTTCAGTTTATAGGGGACATTTTTTTGGTCATCGCTTTCATGGAGAAGGAGTGATGACTTATTCGAGCGGGGCTGTTTATAGAGGAGTGTTTGTTGAAGGCATACCTCATGGCAGTGGGGAATTAACCTTTTCCAAGAGCATTTATACGGGTGATTTCGTTTTGGGTAAGATGACTGGTAAAGGGACATTTACGTATGAAAATGGATGCCGCTTCGAAGGCGAAGTGATTGATGGCGTGCGGCAAAAGGGGACTTTGAGCTATCGCAATGGAACTGTTTACAAGGGGGAGTTCGAAGAAGATGAGCCCAACGGACAGGGAACGATCATGTATTCTAATCAAATTAAGTATGAAGGGATGGTCAAAGGAATGGGGCTTGTCAAGCATGGCTATGGTAAAATAACCATGCCTGATGGAGCTGTCTACGAAAGAGAATTTATAAAAGGCAAAGAGCAAAGTTTTGCGACTGTTTATTATCCGGATGGGTCGCATTATGATGGGGAGATGCGCGGCCTTAAGAAGCATGGCAAAGGCAGGCTTTTTTATCCCGATAGCACAATTTTTGAGGGGCAATTTGAAAATGACTTGCCAGTGACAAGTGGACACTTAAATTTGCCAAATGGATCTTTATACGATGGGGACTGTCTAAACGGAAAACCCCATGGTGAGGGGGTCTTAACTTTATTTAATAAGCATAAGTTTTGCGGTCATTTCTCTGAAGGGATTCTTTTGGGCAAGGGATCCCTGGAAATGGCGGATCGGGAAATTGTGGGTATTTTTCATGGCACTCAATGTCCCATCAAGGGACTTGTGATCTTTTCCAATAAGGACGTATACGAAGGCGATTTAAAAAATGGCAAAATGCATGGCTCTGGTACCTTTACAAGCAAAAAAACAGGCTTAAGCTATCAGGGGCAATTTAGCGAAGATCTTATGCATGGGGAGGGGTTATTGATATATCCTAACGGAGATACTTACCAAGGCTCTTTTGTTAAAGGAAAAAGGCATGGGAAAGGGGTTATTGAGAAAAAAGGCGACCACCCTTCTATCTATACAGGGCTATTTGAAGATGAAAAAATTAAGGGGCAAGGCTTTCTTGCTTATCCCAACAACGACTGGTATCAGGGCGTTTTTGATGAAGCTGGCCTTTTGCAAGGAAAGGGGAGTTGTTGCGTAAGCAAATCTAGCTATACGGGCGCATTTGAAAATGGCTTGAAGCATGGATTTGGGAAAGAAATAGTGCCGGATGGCACTATTTATGAAGGAACTTTTGTGCATGGTCATATGGTGCAAGGTATGGTCACATTCCCTAAAGGAGTGGTTTATAAAGGAGCTTTGCAAAAAGGACTATTTCATGGAAAGGGAACTCTTCAATCTGCGGACTATCTATATGATGGGGAATTTGTTGAAGGGCGGAAGCATGGCAAAGGGAATATGCAATTTGCCGACAAGAGAAGTTATGCTGGGGAATTTAAGAATGACGGCATGTATGGCGGGATCATGACTTATCCTAATAAAAATACCTATCAGGGTGAATACCTTGACTTTCAAGCATCTGGGCAGGGCGTCATGCATTTTGCTAATGGCGATGTATTTACTGGGGAATTTAAATCTGACCAGCCTTGCGGGAGAGGGGTCTATAAAACGACGCACGGTCTCACTGTCGAAGGATTTATTTCTATTGAATAA
- the tpiA gene encoding triose-phosphate isomerase: MVSFHRPVVITGNWKMYKTIQEAQSFVSQLIPVVEEDDVGVWLAVPFTAIYSLAQEVQKTPLMIGAQNMNDASEGAFTGEIAGKMLKEAGASFVLLGHSERRRLYHEDNAFINRKVKRALEAGLRPVLCVGETLQEYEAGETQHVIQTQLTECLKELAAEQLKSLVIAYEPVWAIGHGQSATPEIAQEVQSFCRQVMAEQFSSELAEQLVIQYGGSVNTSNAKELLSQPDIDGLLIGGASLSLESFIQIVNDSKSKIQSQG, from the coding sequence ATGGTTTCATTTCACCGTCCCGTGGTCATTACAGGTAATTGGAAAATGTATAAGACCATTCAGGAGGCTCAGTCTTTTGTGAGTCAGCTTATTCCTGTCGTTGAAGAAGATGACGTGGGGGTTTGGTTAGCCGTTCCCTTTACTGCCATTTATTCTCTTGCACAAGAAGTTCAAAAAACTCCTTTAATGATTGGGGCGCAAAATATGAATGATGCGTCTGAGGGAGCTTTTACAGGAGAGATCGCTGGTAAAATGTTGAAGGAGGCGGGAGCTTCTTTTGTTTTATTGGGGCATTCTGAGCGCCGTCGCCTTTATCACGAAGACAATGCTTTTATCAATCGTAAGGTCAAGCGGGCTTTAGAAGCCGGATTGAGACCCGTCTTATGTGTTGGAGAGACCCTGCAAGAATATGAGGCCGGCGAAACGCAGCATGTGATTCAAACGCAACTAACAGAGTGTTTAAAAGAGTTGGCTGCAGAGCAGTTGAAATCCTTAGTCATTGCCTATGAACCTGTTTGGGCCATAGGTCATGGCCAAAGTGCGACCCCAGAGATCGCACAAGAGGTGCAGAGCTTTTGCCGCCAAGTGATGGCGGAACAGTTTTCTTCGGAATTGGCAGAGCAGCTTGTGATCCAGTATGGAGGATCGGTGAATACTTCTAATGCTAAAGAATTGTTGAGTCAGCCCGATATTGATGGTCTTTTGATCGGAGGAGCGTCACTTTCTCTTGAATCTTTTATTCAAATTGTGAATGATAGTAAGTCAAAAATTCAATCTCAAGGTTAA
- the secG gene encoding preprotein translocase subunit SecG, with protein MTFLYFFTIALFLLVCVFLCTVILMQESKSAGLGASFGGDSSESLFGTSTADVLKKFTAWLALVFLVACILLSLWTTALGHSKANAPAFTMDHIESN; from the coding sequence ATGACGTTTCTATACTTTTTTACTATTGCCCTTTTCTTGCTTGTTTGCGTCTTTCTGTGTACAGTGATTTTGATGCAAGAAAGTAAAAGTGCAGGCTTAGGTGCTTCTTTTGGTGGCGATTCTAGCGAATCTCTTTTTGGAACTTCGACAGCAGATGTCTTAAAAAAGTTTACAGCCTGGTTGGCTCTTGTGTTTTTGGTAGCTTGCATTTTGCTGTCATTATGGACAACTGCTTTAGGTCACTCAAAGGCCAATGCACCTGCCTTTACAATGGACCACATCGAGTCTAACTAA
- the def gene encoding peptide deformylase has protein sequence MKLPLAYFGDPVLRKKTAPVEDINDTIRQLIIDMTETMEANDGCGLAAPQVHQSLALFITCIPRYVDDDTVLPGKLKVFINPKIVAYSPETWECQEGCLSIPGIRETVSRPLKVTIQATDLEGNPFIEEFVGFDAHVVMHENDHINGVLYIDRLPPRRKKELEQHLKAIKKKYSKN, from the coding sequence ATGAAACTTCCCTTAGCCTATTTCGGCGACCCCGTTCTACGCAAAAAAACAGCGCCCGTAGAAGACATTAACGACACCATTCGTCAGCTCATCATCGATATGACAGAAACGATGGAAGCAAACGATGGCTGTGGCTTGGCAGCGCCTCAAGTTCATCAGTCCCTCGCACTTTTTATCACCTGCATTCCCCGCTACGTAGACGATGATACGGTCCTACCGGGAAAATTAAAAGTCTTCATCAACCCCAAAATCGTCGCTTATAGCCCAGAAACATGGGAGTGTCAGGAGGGATGTCTGTCGATTCCAGGCATTCGCGAGACAGTTTCTCGTCCGTTAAAAGTCACCATCCAAGCCACCGATCTCGAAGGCAATCCTTTTATAGAAGAATTTGTCGGATTCGATGCACACGTGGTCATGCATGAAAATGATCATATTAACGGCGTTCTCTATATCGACCGCCTCCCACCAAGACGTAAGAAGGAGCTCGAACAACACCTAAAAGCAATCAAGAAAAAGTATTCTAAAAATTAG
- a CDS encoding heavy metal translocating P-type ATPase, translated as MSVEQSISSECTLCQSPLLASSYRDGELPFCCAGCQAVYQILASQEALVNPQEHPLFQQALRSGLIANPALLEQIRQNKEEAQEGNSEKLHLEIQDMWCPSCAQVICLTLLKEAGIRRCAVDYTTDLASIEYAPCSISKEKILRLITQLGYRPAFLHDPRQQAVSRTLSLRMVIAAFFSMNIMMFAYPIYASYFYDDTDGYPTLFAWLSLLGSLPVLTYSAWPIWRRFYTGARVGLWGMESLVVLGVAAATGLSIYELWRGSPYVYFDSMTVIIVFVLLGKMIESKAKFSAKDSLLHLTRALPRRGRKRLKSGQGQFVPLKEIQIGDCLIVLSGEKIVLDGLVEEGEGICDESLMTGESLPVSKRPGLSVLAGTVLQQGHLVVKVTATAEETALFHIIEMVEHDIGHKSHYVRAVDPIVKWFVPFVLALAVGVCAYCLAFDVSDQGQTSLQTGIIRAVSVLLISCPCAIGIAAPLAESQLLNALAKLGIIVRNRGSLAFLGKETTVVCDKTGTITEGKYTVLNGLETLSFEEKRLLKSLVSCSNHPVSAAIDRSLLCPAMSIEKKEEVIGRGIKGEQGLSVYLLGSATFLEQQGITILPCSDNAQAEAQTVVFFARDNKCLAAIRLGDRIRPEAKQLVQTLSDAKVLLVSGDASQAVEQVARTCGFHAWHAGCHPLQKRDLIDKLKKNDEIVAMIGDGINDAPALTASHIGIAVMSATDISIQVSDLLLTTDRLQAISTLRKMAKKGQSIIKQNLFWAFFYNCVGLALALSGALTPLFAAFAMVASSLIVLFNAKRI; from the coding sequence GTGTCTGTTGAGCAATCGATTTCTTCTGAATGTACTCTCTGCCAAAGCCCTCTTTTAGCCTCTTCTTACAGGGATGGAGAACTGCCTTTTTGCTGTGCAGGATGTCAAGCGGTTTATCAAATTTTAGCCAGTCAAGAAGCGCTTGTAAACCCTCAAGAGCATCCTCTTTTTCAACAGGCCCTTCGCTCTGGCTTAATCGCAAATCCCGCACTTCTGGAGCAAATCAGGCAAAATAAGGAAGAAGCGCAAGAGGGTAATAGCGAAAAGCTCCATCTTGAAATTCAAGACATGTGGTGTCCTTCCTGTGCCCAAGTGATTTGTTTGACTCTCCTTAAAGAGGCTGGAATAAGGCGGTGTGCTGTGGATTACACAACTGATCTGGCATCGATCGAGTATGCTCCTTGTTCCATTTCAAAAGAGAAGATCCTTCGCTTGATTACACAGTTGGGATATCGCCCCGCCTTTTTGCATGACCCGCGTCAGCAAGCAGTGAGCCGTACATTGTCGCTGCGCATGGTCATTGCGGCCTTTTTTTCGATGAATATCATGATGTTTGCCTATCCAATTTATGCGAGTTACTTTTATGACGATACAGATGGCTACCCAACCTTATTTGCATGGCTCTCTCTCTTAGGTTCTTTACCCGTTTTAACCTATAGTGCGTGGCCTATTTGGCGCCGCTTTTATACAGGAGCGCGTGTGGGGCTGTGGGGAATGGAATCTCTTGTCGTTTTAGGGGTTGCGGCTGCAACTGGACTCTCTATTTATGAATTGTGGCGAGGCAGTCCCTATGTTTATTTCGACTCCATGACAGTCATCATCGTTTTTGTTTTGCTCGGCAAAATGATTGAATCGAAAGCAAAATTCTCAGCCAAAGATTCCCTGCTTCATTTAACGAGAGCCTTGCCAAGGCGTGGACGGAAACGACTAAAGTCAGGCCAAGGGCAGTTTGTGCCATTGAAAGAGATTCAAATAGGCGATTGCCTCATTGTGCTTAGCGGTGAAAAAATTGTGCTAGATGGATTGGTCGAAGAAGGTGAGGGGATTTGCGACGAGTCCTTGATGACAGGTGAATCTTTGCCTGTTTCCAAACGACCAGGCTTGTCTGTCCTGGCTGGAACTGTCTTGCAGCAAGGCCATTTAGTTGTGAAGGTGACTGCGACGGCGGAAGAGACAGCCCTTTTCCACATCATAGAAATGGTTGAACACGATATTGGCCATAAATCGCATTATGTGCGGGCGGTTGATCCAATCGTTAAGTGGTTTGTCCCGTTTGTTCTGGCTTTAGCTGTTGGTGTATGTGCCTATTGCTTAGCCTTTGATGTTAGCGATCAAGGGCAAACTTCTTTGCAAACAGGAATCATTCGCGCGGTTTCTGTGCTGCTCATTTCATGTCCCTGCGCAATTGGGATCGCAGCGCCATTGGCAGAGTCTCAGCTGCTTAACGCCTTGGCAAAGCTTGGCATTATTGTGCGCAATCGGGGCAGCTTGGCTTTCCTTGGCAAAGAGACAACTGTTGTTTGCGATAAAACAGGCACAATCACAGAAGGTAAATACACTGTTTTAAATGGACTGGAAACCCTTTCTTTCGAAGAAAAGCGCTTGTTAAAGAGCTTGGTCTCCTGTTCTAACCATCCAGTTTCCGCAGCGATCGACCGATCACTTCTTTGCCCTGCTATGAGCATCGAAAAAAAAGAGGAGGTGATTGGAAGAGGAATCAAAGGAGAGCAAGGCTTAAGTGTGTATTTGCTCGGATCTGCAACCTTTTTAGAGCAGCAAGGGATAACTATATTGCCATGCTCCGACAATGCGCAAGCAGAAGCGCAGACAGTTGTCTTTTTTGCTCGTGACAATAAGTGCTTGGCAGCCATTCGGCTTGGCGATCGCATCAGACCCGAGGCTAAACAGCTTGTTCAGACTCTAAGCGATGCCAAGGTGTTGCTTGTGTCAGGGGATGCCTCACAAGCCGTTGAACAAGTTGCTCGCACTTGCGGGTTTCACGCTTGGCATGCAGGCTGCCATCCCTTGCAAAAAAGAGATTTAATCGATAAGTTAAAAAAGAATGATGAAATTGTCGCCATGATAGGGGATGGAATCAATGATGCCCCGGCTCTTACAGCCTCTCATATAGGAATAGCCGTCATGTCGGCGACGGATATCTCAATTCAAGTGTCTGATCTCTTACTGACAACAGATCGCCTTCAAGCGATTTCGACGCTGCGCAAAATGGCAAAAAAAGGTCAGTCAATCATTAAACAAAACCTTTTTTGGGCATTTTTCTATAACTGCGTAGGCCTAGCATTAGCCCTATCGGGAGCTCTAACCCCCCTCTTTGCTGCCTTCGCCATGGTGGCTAGCAGCTTAATCGTCTTGTTTAATGCGAAAAGGATCTAG